CAAATTGTCAGTTTGGCTGAAACTGCCAGACGTGATGGGCTTCTCGCGCTGGAGGCTCGCATCGGCGAGATTCAGCATCCACTGATTAAGCTCGGCATTCAAATGTCGGTCGACGGAAGTCGTCCCGAAGCGATTGAAGAAGTGATGCGCACCGAAGTTGAATCCCTTTCACTACGCCACAAAGAAGGCAAAGGGATGCTAGATCAAATCGGCCGTTTCGCACCAGCTATGGGTATGATTGGGACGCTACTGGGGCTCATCATCATGCTCGGTAACATGAGCGATCCCTCGGCGATCGGTGGTGGTATGGCGGTGGCACTTATCACGACACTTTACGGTGCAGTGATTTCGAACGGATCGATCCTTCCGATGGCCGAAAAACTGGCCTACGTGACGAAACAAGAGATTATCGCCAGCGAAATCATCATTCGTGGCATCATGGCCCTGCAGTCCGGCGAGAACCCGCGACTGATCGAGCAAAAGCTCAACACGTTCCTCCCTCCTGCTGTCCGTAAAGCAAAAGAAGCGAAGGAGGGTAAATAGCGATGGCCATTGAAGAAGATCCACCAGCAGGCATTCCCGAATGGGTCGTGACGTTTGGCGACATGATGTCGCTGCTCCTCACGTTCTTCATTCTGCTTGCTTCGATGAGCGAGATTAAGCAGAACGATAAGTTCCAAGGTGTCGCCGACTCGATGCACGAGCAGTTTGGCTACGATAGCTCTATGTCTCACGTTCCCGGCGAGATGTCGCCACGCAACTCCAGCATGGCAGCCATGGCGCTCACCGGCCGGGCGAAGCGCGCCAAGGTGGTGCAAGGTGGTGTGAAGTCGAAAGGGACGACGGGCGAGAACCAACACGTTCGCATCGTACGACCTGGCGATCGAACCACGATTGGCACCGTGGTCTATTTTTCCGAAGACTCGGCCACTCTCTCGGAAGATGCCGAGGTCGATCTGCTCGGAGCAGCAGAAACATTCGCTGGCAAACCCCAAAAGATCGAACTTCGTGGACACACATCGCGCGGCACACCCGCCGCCGATAGCGTTTTCAAAGACAACTGGGAACTCGCCTACAAACGTTCGCTCGCGGTCATGCATGTCCTGGTCGATCGGATGAAAATCGATCCCAAGCGGATTCGCATCTCGGTCGCTGGCCCGTTCGAACCGGTTCACACAGGCATCGATCCCGAGAAGCTCAAACAGAATCCCCGCGTCGAAGTGTTCCTGCTCGAGGAACTGGCCGACGATCTCGACGGAACCCCCGACGACAAAAAAGAACGCTACGAGTTTGTTCCCCCAGCGACGGAAGCAACCGAAGCGAGCGAGTAGCAAGTGGCCGCAAGTTGGGCATAATCGCGCCAAAGCGATCGAATCCAAACGCCGCATGCACGAAGAAAAAAGCTACGTTTTCCAAAGACGTCTACCTGACGAGTGAGTAGAGACCGCAATGGCCACGGATGGTTAGCGGCTCCGATAGTGGAGTACGATAACCATGAAGTCGATGCTGGTAATGATTGTGGTGTGCGTGGTCATCTTGACCGAATGCGCTGTGGCCTACGTTTTGATTCCTAGCCCTGAGGCTCTCGAGGCAGCCGCCACGAAGTCGAGTGAGGAAGCAGAAAAAGCTGCCAGCGATGCTAGCACCACCACCGATGGCACGACCCCAACTGCCGCCGAGATGGAGGTTGATCTGGGGAAGTTCAACGTCGTGGTGCATCAGCCCGGCGCAAACCTCACGCTCCGTATCAACTTCCATCTGATTGGCACCGTTCCCTCGGAAAAACACGAGGAATTCGGCAAACTGCTGACGCACAATCAGCACCGCTTGCGCGATCAAATCATCTACGAAATCCGTAATTCGGCCATCGCCGACCTCACCGATCCCGGATTGGGCTTGATCAAACGGCGGATTTTGGCGAAAAGCAACGACCTCCTCGGCGCGCCGATGCTGACCACGGTTGTGTTCAGCGATTTCTCGTTCATCGAGCAATAGTCGCGGCCGGAGAAGGGAACCTCTCGTCGCGCCTACCAAGGATGTTGTAGAGCGCGCGAGTGACTTGCTCGTGATCGGAAGGGACTCCGATGGGTGGCTCGGAACAAATCGGCCAGGATGAAATTGAAGACCTGCTTCGCCAGGCACAAGCCGCTGCGCAAGGTGGTAAGCCTGCGCCTCCACCCAAAGCGCCAGCCGATCCGCAGTCTCTCGGACAAGACGAGATCGAGGCCTTACTCGCACGCTCAGCCCCAGCTGCTGCAGCCGCTCCAGCACCAGCACCGGTGGCCGTAGCACCTCCCCCTGCCCCACGTCCCCAAGCTCTCCCCCCAATGTCACAAGTGGGGGACGACATTCAGTTTCTTCTAGCGCAGGCCGAGCAAGCGATCGCCTCGGTCGATCAACCGGTC
This window of the Pirellula staleyi DSM 6068 genome carries:
- a CDS encoding motility protein A translates to MDIATILGLIIAFAMMGASVIMGGGSFASFWDTASVLMVFGGSLGTVMVCFPMKVILKLPKVMIKSALNKPPDVSALISQIVSLAETARRDGLLALEARIGEIQHPLIKLGIQMSVDGSRPEAIEEVMRTEVESLSLRHKEGKGMLDQIGRFAPAMGMIGTLLGLIIMLGNMSDPSAIGGGMAVALITTLYGAVISNGSILPMAEKLAYVTKQEIIASEIIIRGIMALQSGENPRLIEQKLNTFLPPAVRKAKEAKEGK
- a CDS encoding flagellar motor protein MotB, which encodes MAIEEDPPAGIPEWVVTFGDMMSLLLTFFILLASMSEIKQNDKFQGVADSMHEQFGYDSSMSHVPGEMSPRNSSMAAMALTGRAKRAKVVQGGVKSKGTTGENQHVRIVRPGDRTTIGTVVYFSEDSATLSEDAEVDLLGAAETFAGKPQKIELRGHTSRGTPAADSVFKDNWELAYKRSLAVMHVLVDRMKIDPKRIRISVAGPFEPVHTGIDPEKLKQNPRVEVFLLEELADDLDGTPDDKKERYEFVPPATEATEASE
- a CDS encoding flagellar basal body-associated protein FliL, with translation MKSMLVMIVVCVVILTECAVAYVLIPSPEALEAAATKSSEEAEKAASDASTTTDGTTPTAAEMEVDLGKFNVVVHQPGANLTLRINFHLIGTVPSEKHEEFGKLLTHNQHRLRDQIIYEIRNSAIADLTDPGLGLIKRRILAKSNDLLGAPMLTTVVFSDFSFIEQ
- the fliN gene encoding flagellar motor switch protein FliN: MGGSEQIGQDEIEDLLRQAQAAAQGGKPAPPPKAPADPQSLGQDEIEALLARSAPAAAAAPAPAPVAVAPPPAPRPQALPPMSQVGDDIQFLLAQAEQAIASVDQPVDPAIAGIAPFAFRDLAAAPPSGEKATLELLRDVDLDLRIELGRTEMFLEDVLKLRRGSVVTLDKLAGDPVDIYVNGRLIARGEVLVLNDNFCVRVAELLSGDDFK